In the Bactrocera tryoni isolate S06 unplaced genomic scaffold, CSIRO_BtryS06_freeze2 scaffold_11, whole genome shotgun sequence genome, one interval contains:
- the LOC120779732 gene encoding uncharacterized protein LOC120779732 produces MDVFSLTLPRDVHKKAQRKILQSINTLSTLPKETTRSADSTADSPYKPISKCCCLHAEMKIQQRLPLALDDILPHENNFLHSGNGIVISASQPLSNLTDNWVLHKVKYGEGEALNTCQISSDGRYRKWNSTASVEPISLSYLTAGKHVMYLPGEEPNANTTRNGVSCRTTMRIDEQNQYKQQQRRQEIVCQRLRDELTNPGNYTLTASRIPVKAASGIERPQQFMFQSTIRLLEKKNLPERLPNDIKLRDAQRKRELEAMKCVEDDYHRKRVIEKASIRYQLQLNVDGNLSPEVPNGLQYDRNNNIACRANPDGAVSNTPSRCTNARIRESTLNYSDCGDESDTEVAELSNFQHPETLLEPYLQSIIN; encoded by the exons ATGGATGTTTTTAGTCTAACGCTTCCGCGAGATGTACATAAGAAAGCCCAACGCAAGATTTTACAGTCGATCAACACTTTATCTACTCTGCCAAAAGAGACGACACGTAGTGCAGATAGTACAGCAGATTCGCCCTATAAACCGATTTCCAAGTGTTGTTGTTTACACGCTGAAATGAAAATTCAGCAACGTCTGCCTTTAGCGCTTGATGATATATTACCgcatgaaaacaattttttacattccgGCAACGGGATTGTTATTAGTGCTTCTCAGCCTCTGAGTAACCTTACTGACAATTGGGTACTGCATAAAGTGAAATATGGCGAGGGTGAAGCTTTAAATACTTGTCAAATTTCATCTGATGGGCGGTATAGAAAATGGAATTCTACGGCTTCGGTGGAGCCCATATCTTTATCATATTTGACAGCTGGAAAACATGTAATGTATCTACCTGGCGAAGAACCAAATGCCAACACCACTCGTAATGGAGTATCATGTAGAACCACTATGCGGATAGATGAACAGAACCAGtacaaacaacagcaacgtcGCCAGGAAATAGTATGCCAAAGATTGCGTGATGAACTAACG AATCCGGGTAATTATACTCTAACAGCCTCACGTATACCTGTAAAAGCTGCTTCTGGCATCGAAAGGCCGCAACAATTCATGTTTCAAAGTACTATACGtctattagaaaaaaaaaatttgcctgAACGACTTCCAAATGATATTAAACTTAGGGATGCCCAGCGGAAAAGAGAATTGGAAGCGATGAAGTG TGTTGAAGACGATTATCATCGCAAACGCGTCATCGAAAAAGCCAGTATTCGATACCAGTTACAGTTAAATGTTGACGGGAATTTATCTCCTGAAGTCCCAAATGGGTTGCAATATgatcgcaacaacaacattgcatGTCGGGCTAATCCGGATGGTGCTGTATCGAACACGCCCTCTCGGTGTACTAATGCTCGCATCAGAGAAAGTACGCTGAACTATTCCGATTGTGGTGATGAAAGTGATACTGAAGTAGCTGAATTATCCAACTTTCAACATCCGGAGACTTTGTTAGAACCATATCTCCAATCAATAATAAACTGA